The proteins below come from a single Deltaproteobacteria bacterium genomic window:
- a CDS encoding NifU N-terminal domain-containing protein: MSKLVLRPEPLPEPNGFQFYVNRQLSDTPKMFLNVEQSLDNPLAKALLEDGKIKSVFLNEQILKVNKIPEASWDEVFEIVENAVYLIFPE; the protein is encoded by the coding sequence ATGTCAAAACTTGTCCTTCGACCCGAGCCTTTGCCTGAACCCAACGGTTTTCAGTTCTACGTGAATCGTCAACTCAGTGACACACCCAAAATGTTTTTAAATGTAGAACAGAGCCTGGACAATCCTTTGGCAAAAGCCCTCCTGGAAGATGGCAAAATTAAAAGTGTCTTTTTGAATGAGCAGATTTTAAAAGTGAACAAGATTCCCGAAGCTTCCTGGGATGAAGTTTTTGAGATTGTGGAAAATGCAGTTTACTTAATATTTCCCGAGTGA